A stretch of Crossiella cryophila DNA encodes these proteins:
- a CDS encoding SGNH/GDSL hydrolase family protein: MASNGKRWLVAFSVVALLASGGQAVGEPSAAPPGNWVGTWAAAPSAALSNTESGYPNYSIRNIVHTSIGGAQVRVRLSNAFGRAPVLFGQVTVALAAGADTPAAVPGTMRTLTFGGEREITAPPFADVLSDPVALNVPADANLLVTTFTPNPSGPVTYHSLTMQNSYFTRNGNHAGAESGAAFTEQTRQWHYVSGVDVRAPGVRGSVVALGDSITDGANSTWGANLRWPDQLADRMKAGPAHLRLGVLNAGISGNRLLLDGGGAGVNALARLDRDVLAATGARTVIVYEGINDIQQTPHQTDPNRIIAALKQIAQRSKDRGLRVLGATITPFKGWHSYSEQLEATRQAVNRYIRNNTDYDGLIDFDATIRDPQDPQRIKPEYDQGDHLHPGDAGFKAMAAAVSLSAL, translated from the coding sequence ATGGCGTCCAACGGTAAGCGCTGGCTGGTTGCGTTCAGTGTGGTGGCGTTGCTGGCCTCGGGTGGTCAGGCCGTCGGCGAGCCCTCGGCCGCGCCACCGGGCAACTGGGTGGGCACCTGGGCGGCCGCACCCTCGGCCGCGCTGTCCAACACCGAGTCCGGCTACCCGAACTACTCGATCCGCAACATCGTGCACACCAGCATCGGCGGCGCCCAGGTCAGGGTCCGGCTGTCCAACGCCTTCGGCCGCGCGCCGGTGCTGTTCGGTCAGGTCACGGTGGCGCTGGCGGCCGGGGCGGACACGCCGGCCGCGGTGCCGGGCACGATGCGCACGCTGACCTTCGGCGGCGAGCGGGAGATCACCGCGCCGCCCTTCGCCGACGTGCTCAGCGATCCGGTCGCGCTGAACGTGCCAGCCGATGCCAACCTGCTGGTCACCACGTTCACCCCGAACCCATCGGGCCCGGTCACCTACCACTCGCTGACCATGCAGAACTCCTACTTCACCCGTAACGGCAACCACGCCGGGGCCGAGTCGGGGGCGGCCTTCACCGAGCAGACCCGGCAGTGGCACTACGTCTCCGGCGTGGACGTGCGCGCGCCGGGCGTGCGCGGCAGCGTGGTGGCGCTGGGCGACTCGATCACCGACGGCGCGAACTCCACCTGGGGCGCCAACCTGCGCTGGCCGGACCAGCTCGCCGACCGGATGAAGGCCGGTCCGGCGCACCTGCGGCTGGGCGTGCTCAACGCGGGCATCAGCGGCAACCGGCTGCTGCTGGACGGCGGCGGCGCCGGGGTGAACGCGCTGGCCAGGCTGGACCGGGACGTGCTGGCGGCCACCGGCGCCCGCACGGTGATCGTCTACGAGGGCATCAACGACATCCAGCAGACCCCGCACCAGACCGATCCGAACCGGATCATCGCCGCGCTCAAGCAGATCGCGCAGCGCAGCAAGGACCGAGGGCTGCGCGTGCTCGGCGCCACCATCACCCCATTCAAGGGCTGGCACTCCTACAGCGAGCAGCTCGAAGCCACCCGGCAGGCGGTCAACCGCTACATCCGCAACAACACCGACTACGACGGCCTGATCGACTTCGACGCGACCATCCGCGATCCGCAGGACCCGCAGCGGATCAAGCCCGAGTACGACCAGGGCGACCACCTGCACCCCGGCGACGCCGGGTTCAAGGCGATGGCCGCCGCGGTCAGCCTGTCAGCGCTGTAG
- a CDS encoding SGNH/GDSL hydrolase family protein, which yields MVFSGKRFLASTAVLALLVSGSPATAAPGPGWIGTWAAAPTSAVPGSEQGYANHSMRNIVHTSIGGSQARVRLSNAFGTAPVLFGRVTLALAAGPDTPAAVPGSMRVLTFGGATSVTAPAGADLVSDPVALTVPADGDLLVTTFTPEPSGPVTHHSMAMQHSYFSRDGDHAAAESGAAFTEQTGSWHYVSAVDVRGTAARGSVVALGDSITDGWNAGMNTNLRWPDQLADRLNSRFGVLNAGISGNRVLLDGGPLGVSAQARLDRDVLAAAGVRTVIVFQGINDILQEPRQRDARKIIEGLKQIAQRAKARGLRVLGGTIAPIKGIWGFTEELDAPRQEVNRFLRNNPYFDGLVDFDAALRDGSDPLRMAPAYDSGDHLHPNAAGFRAMAAAVPLSAL from the coding sequence ATGGTGTTCAGCGGAAAGCGCTTCCTCGCGAGCACGGCCGTGCTGGCCCTGCTGGTCTCCGGCAGCCCGGCCACGGCCGCGCCCGGTCCCGGCTGGATCGGCACCTGGGCGGCCGCGCCCACCTCGGCGGTGCCCGGCTCGGAGCAGGGCTATGCCAACCACTCGATGCGCAACATCGTGCACACCAGCATCGGCGGCAGCCAGGCGCGGGTGCGGCTGTCCAATGCCTTCGGCACCGCACCGGTGCTCTTCGGCCGGGTCACCCTCGCGCTGGCCGCGGGCCCGGACACCCCGGCCGCGGTGCCCGGCAGCATGCGCGTGCTGACCTTCGGCGGCGCCACCTCGGTGACCGCGCCCGCCGGGGCCGACCTGGTCAGCGACCCGGTCGCGCTGACCGTGCCCGCCGACGGCGACCTGCTGGTCACCACGTTCACCCCGGAGCCCTCCGGCCCGGTCACCCACCACTCGATGGCGATGCAGCACTCCTACTTCAGCCGCGACGGCGACCACGCCGCGGCCGAGTCCGGGGCCGCCTTCACCGAGCAGACCGGCAGCTGGCACTACGTCAGCGCGGTGGACGTGCGCGGCACCGCCGCCCGCGGCAGCGTGGTGGCGCTGGGCGATTCGATCACCGACGGCTGGAACGCGGGCATGAACACCAACCTGCGCTGGCCCGATCAGCTCGCCGACCGGCTGAACTCCCGCTTCGGCGTGCTCAACGCCGGGATCAGCGGCAACCGGGTGCTGCTGGACGGCGGCCCGCTCGGGGTGAGCGCGCAGGCCAGGCTGGACCGCGATGTGCTCGCCGCGGCCGGGGTGCGCACGGTGATCGTCTTCCAGGGAATCAACGACATCCTGCAGGAACCCCGGCAGCGCGACGCCCGCAAGATCATCGAGGGGCTCAAGCAGATCGCGCAGCGGGCCAAGGCCCGTGGCCTGCGGGTGCTCGGCGGCACCATCGCGCCGATCAAGGGCATCTGGGGCTTCACCGAGGAGCTGGACGCCCCGCGGCAGGAGGTCAACCGGTTCCTGCGCAACAACCCGTACTTCGACGGCCTGGTCGACTTCGACGCGGCGCTGCGCGATGGCTCGGACCCACTGCGGATGGCCCCGGCCTACGACTCCGGCGACCACCTGCACCCCAACGCCGCCGGTTTCCGCGCGATGGCCGCCGCCGTGCCGCTCTCAGCACTGTGA
- a CDS encoding deoxyribonuclease IV: MRIGAHVADDNPLGSAQDRGAEVVQFFLSNPQSWESPKPHPQAEALREAGISVFVHSPYVINVASLNNRIRIPSRKSVVQQAEAAKASGALGLVVHGGHVTKGDDPADGIANWRKLFERQAEAGGFAVPVLIENTAGGDNAMARRFDMLSRLWDAVGEFGAGFCLDTCHAHAAGEDLVGIVERVKAITGRIDLVHLNNSRDEFGSSRDRHANIDTGTIEPGVLAAVVNAAQAPVVVETPGDGQAGDIAYLRSQLPA; this comes from the coding sequence ATGCGCATCGGGGCACACGTCGCCGACGACAACCCGCTCGGCTCGGCGCAGGACCGCGGCGCCGAGGTCGTCCAGTTCTTCCTGTCCAACCCGCAGAGCTGGGAGTCACCCAAGCCGCACCCGCAGGCCGAGGCCCTGCGGGAGGCCGGGATCTCGGTCTTCGTGCACTCGCCATACGTGATCAACGTGGCCTCGCTGAACAACCGGATCCGCATCCCCTCGCGCAAGTCGGTGGTGCAGCAGGCCGAGGCGGCCAAGGCCAGCGGCGCGCTGGGCCTGGTGGTGCACGGCGGGCACGTCACCAAGGGCGACGACCCGGCCGACGGCATCGCGAACTGGCGCAAGCTGTTCGAGCGGCAGGCCGAGGCCGGTGGGTTCGCGGTGCCGGTGCTGATCGAGAACACCGCGGGCGGGGACAACGCGATGGCCCGCCGCTTCGACATGCTGTCCCGGCTCTGGGACGCCGTCGGCGAGTTCGGCGCCGGGTTCTGCCTGGACACCTGCCACGCGCACGCCGCGGGTGAGGACCTGGTCGGCATCGTGGAGCGGGTCAAGGCGATCACCGGCCGGATCGACCTGGTGCACCTGAACAACTCCAGGGACGAGTTCGGCTCGTCAAGGGACCGGCACGCCAACATCGACACCGGCACCATCGAGCCGGGGGTGCTGGCCGCGGTGGTCAACGCCGCCCAGGCCCCGGTGGTGGTGGAGACCCCAGGTGACGGGCAGGCAGGCGACATCGCCTACCTGCGTTCCCAGCTACCCGCGTGA
- the rpsF gene encoding 30S ribosomal protein S6, with amino-acid sequence MRHYELMVILDPNVDERTVAPTLDTFLNVIRTSGGNVEKVDVWGKRRLSFEINKSPEGIYTVIDINSSPDAVKELDRQLNLQDTVLRTKVLRRDPAKFAKAAAKAAAKASKGPKS; translated from the coding sequence GTGCGTCACTATGAACTGATGGTCATCCTGGACCCCAACGTGGATGAGCGCACCGTCGCTCCCACGCTGGACACTTTCCTCAACGTCATCCGCACTTCGGGCGGGAACGTGGAGAAGGTCGATGTCTGGGGCAAGCGCCGGTTGTCGTTCGAGATCAACAAGTCCCCTGAGGGGATTTACACGGTCATCGACATCAACAGCTCGCCGGACGCGGTCAAGGAGCTCGACCGCCAGCTGAACCTGCAGGACACCGTCCTGCGTACCAAGGTTCTGCGCCGCGACCCCGCCAAGTTCGCCAAGGCCGCCGCGAAGGCTGCTGCCAAGGCGTCCAAGGGCCCCAAGTCCTGA
- a CDS encoding single-stranded DNA-binding protein: protein MAGETVITVVGNLTADPELRFTQSGAAVASFTIASTPRTLDRASGEWKDGEALFLRCSIWRQAAENAAESLTRGMRVVAQGRLRQRSFDTKEGEKRTVIELEVDEIGPSLRYATAKVNRASRGGGGQGGGGGGYGASGGGSAPADDPWGSAPPAASSGGGGGFNDEPPF from the coding sequence ATGGCTGGTGAGACGGTAATCACGGTGGTCGGAAACCTGACCGCCGATCCGGAACTGCGCTTCACCCAGTCCGGCGCGGCCGTGGCGAGCTTCACCATCGCCTCCACGCCCCGCACACTCGACCGCGCGAGCGGCGAGTGGAAGGACGGCGAAGCGCTGTTCCTGCGGTGCAGCATCTGGCGCCAGGCGGCGGAGAACGCCGCCGAGTCCCTGACCCGCGGTATGCGCGTGGTCGCCCAGGGACGCCTGCGCCAGCGCTCCTTCGACACGAAGGAAGGCGAGAAGCGCACCGTCATCGAGCTGGAGGTCGACGAGATCGGCCCCTCGCTGCGCTATGCCACGGCCAAGGTCAACCGCGCCAGTCGCGGTGGCGGCGGCCAGGGTGGCGGCGGCGGTGGGTACGGCGCGTCCGGCGGCGGCAGTGCTCCTGCCGACGACCCGTGGGGCTCCGCGCCCCCGGCGGCCAGCTCCGGCGGCGGTGGCGGCTTCAACGACGAGCCGCCGTTCTGA
- the rpsR gene encoding 30S ribosomal protein S18 produces MAKPPVRKPKKKVCAFCKDKTAHLIDYKDTALLRKFISDRGKIRARRVTGNCSQHQRDVAIAVKNSREMALLPYTSTAR; encoded by the coding sequence ATGGCTAAGCCGCCTGTGCGCAAGCCGAAGAAGAAGGTCTGCGCGTTCTGCAAGGACAAGACCGCGCACCTGATCGACTACAAGGACACCGCGCTGCTCCGGAAGTTCATTTCCGACCGCGGCAAGATCCGCGCCCGCCGGGTGACCGGCAACTGCTCCCAGCACCAGCGGGACGTCGCCATCGCGGTGAAGAACTCGCGCGAGATGGCGCTGCTGCCCTACACCTCAACCGCTCGCTGA
- the rplI gene encoding 50S ribosomal protein L9, producing MKLILTADVTGLGGPGDIVEVKDGYGRNFLLPRGLAILATKGAEKQVQTIRRAQEGRKIRDLDHAKEVKAKLDGLGAVQLAGRAAAGGGKLFGSVTTADIVAAIKSAGGPVLDKRSVETSGHIKTTGKHTIAVRLHPEVTASVNLVVAAG from the coding sequence ATGAAGCTCATTCTCACCGCTGACGTGACCGGCCTCGGTGGTCCTGGTGACATCGTCGAGGTGAAGGACGGCTACGGCCGCAACTTCCTGCTGCCCCGCGGCCTGGCCATCCTGGCCACCAAGGGTGCGGAGAAGCAGGTGCAGACCATCCGCCGGGCCCAGGAGGGTCGCAAGATCCGCGACCTGGACCACGCCAAGGAGGTCAAGGCCAAGCTCGACGGCCTTGGCGCCGTGCAGCTGGCCGGCCGCGCCGCGGCCGGTGGCGGCAAGCTCTTCGGCTCGGTGACCACCGCGGACATCGTTGCCGCGATCAAGTCCGCCGGTGGCCCGGTGCTCGACAAGCGTTCCGTCGAGACCTCCGGCCACATCAAGACCACGGGCAAGCACACCATCGCGGTGCGCCTGCACCCGGAGGTCACCGCCAGCGTCAACCTCGTGGTTGCCGCGGGCTGA
- the dnaB gene encoding replicative DNA helicase — protein MAVVDDRDFRGGDSSGGFDRQPPQDLAAEQSVLGGMLLSKDAIADVVEVVRPGDFYRPAHQSVYECILDLYTRGEPADAITVSAELERRGELLRVGGAPYMHTLIATVPTAANAGYYAEIVAEKAVLRRLIEAGTKIVQLGHNGAEGADVSEVVDRAQSALYDVTERRTTEDYTALEELLQPTMDEIDAIASRGGSALGVPTGFVDLDQLTNGLHPGQMIIVAARPGVGKSTLGLDFARSCSIKHGMSSVIFSLEMSKTEIVMRMLSAEARIRLADMRGGRMTDDDWTRLARRMSEISEAPLFIDDSPNMTMMEIRAKARRLKQRHDLKLIVLDYMQLMTSGKKVESRQQEVSEFSRNLKLLAKELQVPLVAMSQLNRGPEQRTDKRPMLSDLRESGSLEQDADMVMLIHRPDAWERDDPRAGEADLIIAKHRAGPTATIVVAHQLHYSRFTDLAQG, from the coding sequence GTGGCCGTGGTGGACGACCGTGATTTCAGGGGCGGCGACTCCTCCGGTGGCTTCGATCGGCAACCCCCGCAGGACCTCGCGGCCGAACAGTCCGTGCTCGGCGGCATGCTGCTGTCCAAGGACGCCATCGCCGACGTGGTCGAGGTGGTCCGGCCCGGCGACTTCTACCGCCCGGCGCACCAGTCGGTCTACGAGTGCATCCTCGACCTCTACACCCGCGGCGAACCGGCCGACGCGATCACCGTCTCGGCCGAGCTGGAGCGCCGCGGCGAACTGCTGCGGGTCGGCGGCGCGCCGTACATGCACACCCTCATCGCCACCGTGCCCACCGCGGCCAACGCCGGCTACTACGCCGAGATCGTGGCGGAGAAGGCGGTGCTGCGGCGGCTGATCGAGGCCGGCACCAAGATCGTCCAGCTGGGCCACAACGGCGCCGAGGGCGCGGACGTGTCCGAGGTGGTGGACCGGGCACAGTCGGCCCTCTACGACGTCACCGAGCGGCGCACCACCGAGGACTACACGGCGCTGGAGGAACTGCTCCAGCCGACCATGGACGAGATCGACGCGATCGCCAGTCGCGGCGGCAGCGCGCTCGGCGTGCCCACCGGCTTCGTGGACCTCGACCAGCTGACCAACGGCCTGCACCCGGGTCAGATGATCATCGTCGCGGCCCGTCCCGGCGTCGGCAAGTCCACCCTCGGCCTGGACTTCGCCCGCTCCTGCTCGATCAAGCACGGCATGTCCAGCGTCATCTTCTCGCTGGAAATGAGCAAGACCGAGATCGTCATGCGCATGCTCTCGGCCGAGGCCCGGATCCGGCTGGCCGACATGCGTGGTGGCCGGATGACCGATGACGACTGGACCCGGCTGGCCAGGCGGATGAGCGAGATCAGCGAGGCTCCGCTGTTCATCGACGACTCGCCGAACATGACCATGATGGAGATCCGGGCCAAGGCCAGGCGGCTCAAGCAGCGGCACGACCTCAAGCTGATCGTGCTGGACTATATGCAGCTGATGACCTCGGGCAAGAAGGTCGAGTCCCGCCAGCAGGAGGTCTCGGAGTTCTCCCGGAACCTCAAGCTGCTGGCCAAGGAGCTGCAGGTGCCGCTGGTGGCGATGAGCCAGCTCAACCGTGGTCCGGAACAACGCACGGACAAGCGCCCGATGCTGTCCGACCTCCGTGAGTCCGGCTCGCTGGAGCAGGACGCGGACATGGTCATGCTGATCCACCGCCCGGACGCCTGGGAGCGCGACGACCCGCGGGCGGGCGAGGCCGACCTGATCATCGCCAAGCACCGGGCAGGCCCGACCGCCACCATCGTGGTCGCGCACCAGCTGCACTACAGCCGCTTCACCGACCTGGCCCAGGGCTGA
- a CDS encoding LLM class flavin-dependent oxidoreductase gives MRAGVVVAAQPGVEDLAAQAEELGLHSFWLNDTPMVHGDPFVALALCAKATRRIKLGIGVTSPALRSAPAAASGFASLNALAPGRIICGVGTGNTARRTLGLPPTSATALEKFTAALQDLCAGGSTAHREGDRVRDIRFLHAGAQVNTTDPIEFVVAALGPKAAAVAGRRGAGLISFGLLDPAAWQALHQVRRQAAPGTPHDPDSYLVTALHVLAEGEDPHGDAARDATGHLVLSLLAYAADTAADTPAFADQLGAAERDAVRGLLDRRGTTATAPDRHTRLYPNYLGRIAPGDRDLVLPALMNTLALVGTRAELRTRIAALAKAGIDELLIQPVVDPPAELAQLAELLG, from the coding sequence ATGCGCGCAGGCGTCGTGGTCGCCGCCCAGCCAGGTGTGGAGGACCTCGCCGCGCAGGCCGAGGAGTTGGGCCTGCACAGCTTCTGGCTCAACGACACCCCGATGGTCCACGGCGACCCGTTCGTCGCACTGGCCCTGTGCGCGAAGGCCACCCGGCGCATCAAGCTCGGCATCGGCGTGACCTCCCCGGCACTGCGTTCGGCCCCGGCCGCGGCGAGCGGGTTCGCCAGTCTCAACGCCCTGGCGCCGGGCCGGATCATCTGCGGGGTCGGCACCGGGAACACCGCGCGGCGCACCCTGGGCCTGCCGCCGACCTCGGCGACCGCGCTGGAGAAGTTCACCGCCGCGTTGCAGGACCTGTGCGCGGGCGGCTCGACCGCACACCGCGAGGGCGACCGGGTTCGCGACATCCGGTTCCTGCACGCAGGGGCGCAGGTGAACACCACAGACCCGATCGAGTTCGTAGTGGCCGCGCTCGGACCGAAGGCCGCCGCCGTGGCCGGCCGCCGGGGCGCCGGGCTCATCTCCTTCGGCCTGCTGGACCCCGCCGCCTGGCAGGCACTGCACCAGGTCCGCCGCCAGGCCGCCCCCGGCACACCCCACGACCCCGACTCCTACCTGGTCACCGCGCTGCACGTGCTCGCGGAGGGCGAGGACCCGCACGGCGACGCGGCCAGGGACGCGACCGGCCACCTCGTCCTGTCGCTGCTGGCCTACGCCGCCGACACGGCCGCGGACACCCCCGCCTTCGCCGACCAACTCGGCGCCGCGGAACGCGATGCGGTGCGAGGACTGCTGGACCGGCGTGGCACCACCGCCACCGCACCGGACCGGCACACCAGGCTCTACCCGAACTACCTCGGCCGCATCGCACCCGGAGACCGGGATCTGGTCCTGCCCGCGCTGATGAACACCCTCGCCCTGGTCGGCACCCGCGCGGAACTCCGCACCCGCATCGCCGCCCTGGCCAAGGCCGGCATCGACGAACTCCTCATCCAGCCGGTGGTGGACCCACCCGCGGAGCTGGCCCAGCTCGCCGAACTCCTCGGCTGA
- a CDS encoding SDR family oxidoreductase gives MQQVMIVTGASGGIGAATARLAAQRGFRVVLAARSAGPLEALAAELDGLAVPCDVAQWPQVRDLVARTVDRFGRLDVVFANAGYSVSTSFRTEAGAPPEQWRDMVLTNVYGAALTAKAALPELQRANGHLVLTGSAAGRGIRPGNLYSATKWAVTGLAQNIRAECVGSGVRVSLLQPGLVDTGGIPPERATEPKLTPHDVAHAVLYAVEQPAHVNVDEIILRPA, from the coding sequence ATGCAGCAGGTCATGATCGTCACCGGCGCCTCCGGCGGCATTGGCGCGGCCACCGCCCGGCTCGCCGCACAGCGGGGCTTCCGGGTGGTGCTCGCCGCGCGCTCGGCCGGGCCGCTGGAGGCACTCGCCGCCGAACTGGACGGGCTCGCCGTGCCCTGCGATGTCGCACAGTGGCCGCAGGTGCGGGACCTGGTGGCGCGGACCGTGGATCGGTTCGGGCGGCTGGACGTGGTCTTCGCCAACGCCGGGTACAGCGTGTCCACCAGCTTCCGCACCGAGGCGGGCGCCCCGCCGGAGCAGTGGCGGGACATGGTGCTGACCAATGTCTACGGCGCCGCGCTCACCGCCAAGGCCGCCCTGCCGGAACTGCAACGCGCCAACGGACATCTGGTGCTCACCGGCTCCGCGGCCGGTCGCGGCATCCGGCCGGGCAACCTGTACTCGGCCACCAAGTGGGCGGTCACCGGCCTGGCGCAGAACATCCGCGCCGAGTGCGTGGGCAGCGGCGTGCGGGTCAGCCTGCTCCAGCCCGGCCTGGTCGACACCGGCGGTATCCCGCCGGAACGCGCCACCGAACCCAAACTGACCCCGCACGACGTTGCCCACGCCGTGCTCTACGCGGTTGAGCAGCCCGCCCACGTCAACGTGGACGAGATCATCCTGCGCCCGGCCTGA
- a CDS encoding cobalamin-binding protein: MRIVSLLPAATDILAVLGKAPELVGRTHECDWPAEIAAVPVVTTSTIDQDRMTSREISAAVGGQHQGSSLYGLDTARFAELAPDLVLTQDLCDVCALSYRRVAAELRVLDTDTRVLSLEPRTLAEVLGCIRLLGAELGAGALAEAKVAELTRRLDAVRAAVAGRRRPRVAAIEWLDPLWPAGHWVPEQISVAGGLPLLAMVGEHTGAMTWDSLIAARPDVLVLLPCGFPPERTMAELPLLTHNPQWTHVGAGQVWVLDGPAYFNRPGPRVVRGAEVLAQVLHGIAVGEPVTAAEARRIS, from the coding sequence ATGCGGATCGTGTCCCTGCTGCCCGCCGCCACCGACATCCTCGCCGTGCTCGGCAAGGCCCCCGAGCTGGTCGGCCGCACCCACGAATGCGACTGGCCAGCCGAGATCGCCGCGGTGCCGGTGGTCACCACCAGCACGATCGATCAGGACCGGATGACCAGCCGGGAGATCTCCGCCGCGGTCGGCGGGCAGCACCAGGGCTCCTCGCTCTACGGCCTGGACACCGCCCGCTTCGCCGAACTGGCCCCAGATCTGGTGCTCACCCAGGACCTCTGCGACGTGTGCGCGCTGTCCTACCGCCGGGTCGCCGCCGAACTGCGTGTGCTGGACACCGACACCAGGGTGCTCAGCCTGGAACCCCGCACCCTGGCCGAGGTGCTCGGCTGTATCCGCCTCCTCGGCGCGGAACTCGGCGCCGGTGCGCTGGCCGAGGCCAAGGTGGCCGAGCTGACCCGGCGGCTGGACGCGGTGCGCGCCGCGGTGGCCGGGCGGCGCAGGCCCCGGGTGGCCGCGATCGAATGGCTGGATCCGCTGTGGCCTGCCGGGCACTGGGTGCCCGAGCAGATCAGCGTCGCCGGTGGCCTGCCGCTGCTGGCCATGGTCGGCGAGCACACCGGCGCGATGACCTGGGACAGCCTGATCGCCGCCCGCCCGGACGTGCTTGTCCTGCTGCCGTGCGGATTCCCGCCCGAGCGCACCATGGCCGAACTGCCCCTGCTCACCCACAATCCACAGTGGACACACGTGGGTGCGGGCCAGGTGTGGGTGCTGGACGGCCCTGCCTACTTCAACCGGCCGGGACCGCGGGTGGTGCGCGGCGCGGAGGTGCTCGCCCAGGTGCTGCACGGGATCGCCGTCGGCGAGCCGGTGACCGCGGCGGAGGCGCGGCGGATCAGCTGA